In the Trinickia acidisoli genome, GATCGAGAAACAGCACCTTGCCCGCGGGCGTACGTAGATCCAGCGTCATAAAGCGCTTGTTGCGCGCCTCGCTGAGCCAAATCAGCGTATCGCCGCATTCGGTGGGCGTGCCGAACTTGCGCAGCGGATCGCCTTCGCGCGGCTGCTCGATCTTGATCACGTCCGCACCGAAGTCGGCCATGATCGTGCCTGCGAACGGCGCGGCGAGAAACGTCGCGATGTCCAGTACGCGCACGCCTTCGAGTGGACGCTTCGTTGTATGCATGGAAGACGCTGCATTCACGGGCGTGCCGCTCCTTGCATCGTCCGCTCGATCAGCTCCTGGCGTTTGACGATACCTTTCGCGAGCTTCAGATGGGCGAGGTCGATCAGCTTGCCGTTGTCCGAGAACGCGCCGTGCCCCGCGGCGACGTTCGCTTCGATCGCTTGCACGATCCGCCGCGCCCATGCGAGTTCGGCCTCGCCCGGTGAATAGATCTGATTGGCGATCGCGATCTGCGACGGATGGATCGCCCACTTGCCCTCGAATCCCAGCGCCGCCGAACGCAATGCGGATGCGCGATAGCCGTCGGAGTCGCCGAAGTCGGTAAACGGCCCGTCGATCGCGCGCACGCCGTTGGCTCGGCACGCGTTCACGATGCGCGCCAGCGCAAAATGCCACTGGTCGTTCCAGTGGTGCGTGCGCACGCCGTCGTTATCCGGTGCGGTCAGCACGGCATAACGTTCGCTGGGCACACCGAAGGTTTTGTCGCCAGTACGCATATCGACCGTGTAGTCGCCGACGCCGAATATCATCGCCTCCAACCGATCGGATGCCTCCGCGATCTCTTCCGCGTTGGCGACGCCGAGCGAGGTTTCTATCAGCACCTCGATGCCGACGCGCCGGGTTCGATCGTGCTCGCGCTCGATATGTGTCAGCACCTGCTCGACGAAACGCACGTCGAACGCGGAGCCTGCTTTCGGCAGCAAGATCATGTCCAAACGTGGACAATGCCTCGCCACGTCGACGAGATCGCTCAGCGCCCAGCGCGTATCGAGGCCGTTGATCCGTACGGCAAGCGTCTTGTGCCGCCAGTCGATGCCGTTGATTGCGCGGATCGCGGCCGCACGCGCATCGTCTTTCAGATGATCGGCCACCGCATCCTCGAGATCGAAGAAGATCACGTCGGCCTCGCTGTCACGCGCCTTTTCGAAGAAATGCGCCGAGGTGGCGGGTACGGCCAGTTCGCTACGTTGCAGGCATTCGCGTCGGGGCTTGATGATGGTCGCTGACATGTCGGTTTCAAATGGCTCGCGTTCGATTGGTGAGGAATAGCACGGCGTGTTTTTTCGGTTAAGCAGCCGCGATGGCGCCACGACCGGGCAGACCAATGAAATTGCCGCGGAAATAGAGCATGGGCTCCGCGTCCTCGTCGAATTGCGCACCACGCACGAGGCCCACGAAAATCGTATGCGACGCATAGTCCAGCGATTCGACGAGCTCGCATTCGAGACTGGCGAGCGCCGCGTTCATGACCGGCGCGCCGATCACGCCGACCGACCAGCCATCATCGAAGCGAGCCTCGCCCTTGAGGCCCGTTTGGCCGGAAAACTTGAGCGCTGCCTCGGTCTGCCCGTCGCGCAGCAGATTCACCGAGAACGACGCCGTTTCGCGGATCAACGGGTGCGCGCTCGCGTTGTGGTTCACGCAGACAATGACGGTCGGCGGCGAATCCGACAACGAGCAGAACGCGGTGGCCGTCAAGCCGGTCCGGTTGCCGGGCACGCCGGTCGCAATGATGACGGGGGCACCGGCGTGATTTCTCATCAGTTGGCGATAGTCCTGCCGTTCCATGACGTGCCTCCGGATTCAGTGCGCGCCGTATGCGCGTTTCCACTCATGCGCCGCCGGCTTCGACAGCCCGAGGTTTTCCCGCAACGTGGCGCCTTCGTAGTCGGCGTGGAACAGCCCGCGGCGCTGGAGTTCGGGCACGACGTGCAGGACGAAGTCGGCATAGGTACCCGGCATATGCGTTGCCGCAAGCACGAAACCATCGCACGCACCCGATGTGAACCACTCCTCCATCTGATCCGCGATGTCGCCCGCGCTGCCCACGAACGTGGGAAATTCGTCGGTCGTACCGCGACGGCTGTAGTGCAAAAAGTCCGCGAGCGTCGGGTTCTTCACACCGCTTGCCGTGATCACGCGATCGAGAATCGCACGCAGGCCGCTCACGGCCTGCAACTCTTCCTCGCTGAACGGTTCGTCCATGCGCTTGCGCGACAGATCGAAGTTCAGCGCCTCCGAGAGCAATGCGAGCGCGTCGATCGGCCGAACCAACGCATCGATCGCCGCCTTCTTGTCTTCGGCCTCGGCGTAGCTTTCGCCGACGATCGCGTACACGGCTGGCGCGATCCTGACCGAACGCGGATCGCGACCTTGCGCGGCCACCTTGTTCTTGAACGCCGCGTACGAGCGGCGCGCGACCTCGATGTCCGGGTAGATCACGAAGACGAGATCGCCCCAGCGCGCGGCGAAGTCGCTGCCGCGCCCGCTTTGTCCCGCTTGGATCAGCACCGGATGCCCCTGCGGCGAGCGCGGCACGGTGAACGGCCCGCGCGATTTGAACCACTCGCCCGTGTGATCGAGCCGATGCACGCGCGACGAATCCGCGAATTGGCCGGTCTCCTTATCGCCGAGGATCGCGCCCTCCTCCCACGTGCTCCAGTGCCCCTGCACCACGCGCAGGAATTCATCCGCGCGGTCGTAACGAAGATCGTGCGCAAGGTGCGCTGAATGACCGAAGTTCAGCGCCTCGGAGTCGTTCAGCGACGTGACGACATTCCACGCCGCACGGCCTTCCGTGAGCAAATCGAGCGTGGCAAACACGCGCGCCACATGAAACGGCTCGTAGTAAGTGGTCGAATACGTCGCACCGAGGCCCAGCCGCTTGGTTGCTAACCCCATCGTCAGCAACACGGAAGCGGCATCGAGCTTGACGGCCCGCACGCCGTTTTCCACGACGTCGCGAAAGCTGTCGCCGTAGCGATCGGGCAGTGCAAGCCGGTCGTCGAAAAAAGCCAGATGAAACTTGCCATGCTCGAGTATGCGTGCAATGTCCTGATAGTAAGCGGCACTCATATAGTCGGATCGCGTCTCGGGATGCCGCCACGAGGCAACGAGATTCGAGCAGTTCTGGGCCTGAAGAAAGGCCACGAGCGTCATGGAGTCGGTCGGAGAAGGGGACATGAAATAAAAATGCTTCGGGTTGTCGTGAAGCGGATCTTAGAATTGCGGGCGGCACGACTCAATTGAAATAGACTTAGCCATTATTCAGATTTTCTGAACCCCAAGATCTCGCCGAGGAACAAGGGCCATGAACATCAACCTCAAGTTACTGTCGACCTTTCTGGCCGTGGCCGAAAAGGAAAGCTTTGCCAAGGCGGCGACAGCGACCAATCGGTCGCTTCCCGCGGTGAGCATGCAGATCAAGCAACTCGAG is a window encoding:
- a CDS encoding LLM class flavin-dependent oxidoreductase; this encodes MSPSPTDSMTLVAFLQAQNCSNLVASWRHPETRSDYMSAAYYQDIARILEHGKFHLAFFDDRLALPDRYGDSFRDVVENGVRAVKLDAASVLLTMGLATKRLGLGATYSTTYYEPFHVARVFATLDLLTEGRAAWNVVTSLNDSEALNFGHSAHLAHDLRYDRADEFLRVVQGHWSTWEEGAILGDKETGQFADSSRVHRLDHTGEWFKSRGPFTVPRSPQGHPVLIQAGQSGRGSDFAARWGDLVFVIYPDIEVARRSYAAFKNKVAAQGRDPRSVRIAPAVYAIVGESYAEAEDKKAAIDALVRPIDALALLSEALNFDLSRKRMDEPFSEEELQAVSGLRAILDRVITASGVKNPTLADFLHYSRRGTTDEFPTFVGSAGDIADQMEEWFTSGACDGFVLAATHMPGTYADFVLHVVPELQRRGLFHADYEGATLRENLGLSKPAAHEWKRAYGAH
- a CDS encoding HpcH/HpaI aldolase/citrate lyase family protein, which translates into the protein MSATIIKPRRECLQRSELAVPATSAHFFEKARDSEADVIFFDLEDAVADHLKDDARAAAIRAINGIDWRHKTLAVRINGLDTRWALSDLVDVARHCPRLDMILLPKAGSAFDVRFVEQVLTHIEREHDRTRRVGIEVLIETSLGVANAEEIAEASDRLEAMIFGVGDYTVDMRTGDKTFGVPSERYAVLTAPDNDGVRTHHWNDQWHFALARIVNACRANGVRAIDGPFTDFGDSDGYRASALRSAALGFEGKWAIHPSQIAIANQIYSPGEAELAWARRIVQAIEANVAAGHGAFSDNGKLIDLAHLKLAKGIVKRQELIERTMQGAARP
- a CDS encoding flavin reductase family protein codes for the protein MERQDYRQLMRNHAGAPVIIATGVPGNRTGLTATAFCSLSDSPPTVIVCVNHNASAHPLIRETASFSVNLLRDGQTEAALKFSGQTGLKGEARFDDGWSVGVIGAPVMNAALASLECELVESLDYASHTIFVGLVRGAQFDEDAEPMLYFRGNFIGLPGRGAIAAA